One segment of Desulfosudis oleivorans Hxd3 DNA contains the following:
- a CDS encoding RHS repeat domain-containing protein, which translates to MQMNAAYSDIVGNLAFGQMTQMHMFRNGSGWDGTEWPSGSTGDPDITTWTYQPSTGLLTAKTDDEAKSTAYTYTAANRLATRTWARDNSTLVTTYAYDLNTGELTGIDYSGTTPDVAYAYTRAGQMYTVDDVVGTRTFAYNSALQPVTETIDGASGGLYSKTITRTYETSGVVGRPTGLSLTGYSVAYGYEPSTGRFAGVTWNTGAGEKTATYAYVADSDFVDTLTMENLVTDFVYEPNRDLKTQVRHTFGGADIAQYDYTYTALGQRKTMDLTPDLPDTLVEATTTYTPDNLNQYDAIETGGVTDNPVYDDDGNLTHQQGMVYTWNAENRLISVEPKTPAEGDKKVEFAYDYMGRRVKKFVYTFSAGSYQLSAASLFVYDGWNLIQELDGAGAVTKSYVWGLDLSQSLQEAGGVGGLLSMTDGVNTYLYCHDANGNVGRMVNAADGTVAAAYEYSPFGGLIHKSGTMAEENVFRFSTKYYDTETGLYYYGYRYYEPEMGRWVSRDPIQENGGHNLYAFVWNNSIDFIDLLGRQGRYSGPDGYLNQYSRDLSVNGGIPKGIDKPSSIFYGLSVEIPSISSSVKMSYVIAKGPTPAALFWWKLTANCSGETFCCKNQKTGNTEQWGKVSVSLDLSVGVEASMPTSGFKADGGIKISGMSTCPAEGVGAKATVVGYFIGGAGIYWSSSQLQLTFPIYPEFKEPQFDWSLSTNAGNNIELILKAGVKGSLEVYGPVGNMYKVI; encoded by the coding sequence ATGCAGATGAATGCGGCATATAGCGACATTGTCGGTAATTTGGCCTTCGGCCAGATGACCCAGATGCACATGTTCCGCAACGGCTCTGGCTGGGATGGGACAGAGTGGCCATCAGGTTCCACCGGCGATCCAGATATCACCACATGGACCTATCAGCCGTCCACCGGCCTGCTCACTGCCAAGACCGATGATGAGGCCAAATCCACGGCCTACACCTACACCGCTGCCAACCGGCTGGCTACCCGCACCTGGGCACGGGATAACAGCACCCTTGTCACCACCTATGCCTATGATCTGAATACCGGGGAACTCACTGGCATTGATTATTCTGGCACCACGCCGGATGTGGCCTATGCCTACACCCGGGCCGGGCAGATGTATACCGTGGACGATGTTGTGGGCACGCGCACCTTTGCCTATAACAGTGCCCTGCAACCCGTCACAGAAACCATCGACGGCGCTTCCGGCGGGCTGTACAGCAAAACCATCACCCGCACATACGAGACCTCCGGCGTGGTGGGCCGGCCCACCGGGTTGAGCCTTACAGGCTACAGCGTGGCCTATGGGTATGAGCCTTCCACCGGCCGGTTTGCAGGCGTCACCTGGAACACCGGGGCCGGAGAAAAGACGGCCACCTATGCGTATGTGGCCGACTCTGATTTTGTCGACACCCTGACCATGGAGAATCTGGTCACGGATTTTGTCTATGAGCCGAACCGGGACCTCAAAACCCAGGTCAGGCACACGTTTGGTGGGGCCGATATTGCCCAATATGATTATACCTACACCGCCCTTGGCCAGCGCAAGACCATGGACCTGACCCCGGACCTGCCGGATACCCTGGTCGAGGCTACCACCACCTATACGCCCGATAATTTAAACCAGTACGATGCCATTGAAACTGGCGGCGTAACAGATAACCCGGTCTATGATGATGACGGCAACCTTACCCACCAGCAGGGCATGGTTTATACCTGGAACGCGGAAAACCGCCTCATCTCCGTGGAACCCAAAACCCCGGCGGAAGGGGATAAAAAAGTTGAGTTTGCCTACGACTACATGGGCCGAAGGGTGAAGAAGTTCGTCTATACATTCAGCGCCGGCAGCTACCAGCTGTCAGCTGCCAGCTTATTTGTCTATGACGGGTGGAACCTGATCCAGGAACTGGACGGCGCCGGAGCTGTGACAAAGTCCTATGTGTGGGGACTTGACCTCTCCCAATCCCTGCAAGAGGCTGGCGGCGTGGGCGGCCTGCTTTCCATGACCGACGGGGTGAATACTTACCTCTACTGCCATGATGCCAACGGCAATGTGGGGCGCATGGTCAATGCAGCGGACGGCACCGTGGCAGCGGCTTATGAATACTCGCCGTTTGGCGGGCTGATTCATAAGAGCGGGACTATGGCGGAGGAGAATGTGTTCCGGTTTAGCACAAAATATTATGATACCGAGACCGGGCTGTATTACTACGGATACCGGTATTATGAGCCGGAGATGGGGAGGTGGGTGAGTAGGGATCCGATTCAGGAAAATGGTGGCCATAATCTTTATGCCTTTGTCTGGAATAACAGTATAGATTTTATTGATTTGTTGGGCAGACAAGGACGTTATAGTGGACCAGACGGTTATTTGAATCAGTATTCCAGAGATTTAAGTGTAAACGGAGGAATTCCCAAAGGTATCGATAAGCCCAGTTCCATTTTTTATGGATTATCAGTAGAAATACCATCAATATCGTCGTCTGTAAAAATGTCATATGTAATTGCAAAAGGACCGACGCCTGCTGCCCTTTTTTGGTGGAAATTGACTGCAAACTGTTCAGGTGAAACTTTCTGTTGTAAAAACCAAAAAACTGGGAACACTGAACAATGGGGAAAAGTATCTGTATCCTTGGATCTTTCTGTTGGTGTCGAAGCAAGTATGCCAACTTCAGGTTTTAAAGCAGATGGTGGGATAAAGATATCTGGAATGTCCACTTGCCCTGCAGAAGGCGTAGGTGCTAAAGCAACTGTTGTAGGGTATTTTATTGGTGGCGCAGGTATTTATTGGTCGAGCAGTCAGTTACAACTTACTTTTCCAATTTATCCAGAATTTAAAGAGCCTCAATTTGATTGGAGTTTGAGTACCAACGCAGGGAATAATATCGAATTAATTCTTAAAGCGGGGGTAAAGGGAAGCCTGGAAGTCTATGGGCCTGTTGGTAATATGTATAAAGTTATTTAA
- a CDS encoding RHS repeat-associated core domain-containing protein: MRMDAAYNTIAGFVRGMPFLSSADGRLIATSAPGLADTLYEYDELGNMVRSGLDVNDNGVLDDGSSDRIQESVTQYSNDGTDWWQETTGKIFAVTGSSTPTTTGIQKTRLTGLGANGLVNETVSTDINGNQTVARTVIDPATQTVTQTVDYPDASFNEVTVTTNGLLQSRQSKTGVTTTFSCDGLGRRTGATDSRTGTTVTHYNSLGQVDYVEDAAGNRTTFIYDAAGRRETETNVRGKTIRYAYNSLGQLTYKWGSAAEPVKFVYDAYGQMIQMHMFRNGSGWDGTEWPSGSTGDPDITTWTYQPSTGLLTAKTDDEAKSTAYTYTAANRLATRTWARDNGTLVTTYTYDLNTGELTGIDYSDTTPDVAYAYTRAGQVYTVDDVVGTRTFAYNSALQPVTETIDGASGGLYSKTITRTYETSGVVGRPTGLSLTGYSVAYGYEPSTGRFSGVAWNTGAGEKTATYAYVADSDLVDTLTMENLVTDFAHEPNRDLKTQVKHTHNGTGVVQYDYTHDSLGRRKTMDLTPDLPDTLVEANTTYTPNNLNQYDAIEKGGVTDNPVYDDDGNLTHQQGMVYAWNGENRLISVTPATPVDGDKKVEFVYDYMGRRVKKTVYTFSAGSYQLSAASLFVYDGWNLIQELDGAGAVTKSYVWGLDLSQSVQGAGGVGGLLAMTDGVNTYLYCFDANGNVGRMVNAADGTVAAAYEYSPFGGLIHKSGVMADENVFRFSTKYWDGESGLYYYGYRYYEPEMGRWVSRDPLEEEGGFNLYGFVGNDPINIIDPKGLVGIGGGAYYGVGAEASYSSTTCCQRNILFKVKVLTICGGGGIGLKGTPPVGVTGGGISSRSGCPRTRYYFKHENTLIARSVNVQGDSKGPSAGIDVGVYGVSTTWVFCSDTVVSKKKIGCCND; encoded by the coding sequence ATGCGGATGGATGCGGCATATAACACCATTGCCGGATTTGTGCGGGGGATGCCCTTTCTATCTTCTGCGGACGGCCGCCTGATCGCCACATCCGCTCCGGGCCTGGCCGATACGCTTTATGAATATGACGAGTTGGGCAACATGGTCCGCTCCGGTCTGGATGTTAATGATAACGGCGTGCTGGATGACGGATCGTCAGACCGCATTCAGGAAAGTGTCACTCAATACTCCAACGACGGCACCGACTGGTGGCAGGAAACCACCGGCAAAATTTTTGCCGTCACCGGCAGCAGCACCCCCACCACCACGGGCATTCAAAAAACCAGGCTCACCGGCCTGGGCGCAAACGGCCTTGTCAATGAGACCGTTTCTACTGACATTAACGGCAACCAGACCGTTGCCCGGACCGTTATCGACCCTGCCACCCAAACTGTAACGCAGACAGTGGACTACCCGGATGCATCCTTTAACGAAGTTACTGTCACGACAAACGGACTGCTGCAATCCCGGCAGAGCAAAACCGGTGTGACCACCACCTTTTCCTGCGATGGACTGGGCCGCCGGACCGGGGCCACCGATTCCCGCACCGGCACCACTGTTACCCATTACAACAGCCTGGGCCAGGTGGATTATGTGGAAGATGCCGCAGGCAACCGGACTACATTCATTTATGATGCAGCCGGCCGCCGTGAAACAGAGACCAATGTCCGGGGCAAAACCATCCGCTACGCCTACAACAGCCTCGGACAACTGACGTATAAATGGGGCAGCGCGGCCGAACCGGTAAAGTTTGTGTATGACGCTTACGGCCAGATGATCCAGATGCACATGTTCCGCAACGGCTCTGGTTGGGACGGGACAGAGTGGCCATCAGGTTCCACCGGAGATCCAGATATCACCACCTGGACCTATCAGCCGTCCACCGGCCTGCTCACTGCCAAGACCGATGATGAGGCCAAATCCACGGCCTACACCTACACCGCCGCCAACCGGCTGGCTACCCGCACCTGGGCACGGGATAACGGCACCCTTGTCACCACCTACACCTATGATCTGAATACCGGGGAACTCACGGGCATTGATTATTCTGACACCACCCCGGACGTGGCCTATGCCTACACCCGGGCCGGGCAGGTGTATACCGTGGACGATGTTGTGGGCACGCGCACCTTTGCCTATAATAGTGCCCTGCAACCCGTCACAGAAACCATAGACGGCGCTTCCGGCGGGCTTTACAGCAAAACCATTACCCGCACCTACGAGACCTCCGGCGTGGTTGGCCGGCCCACCGGGTTGAGCCTTACAGGCTACAGCGTGGCCTATGGGTATGAACCTTCCACGGGCCGGTTTAGCGGCGTTGCCTGGAACACCGGGGCCGGAGAAAAGACGGCCACCTATGCGTATGTTGCAGACTCTGACCTTGTCGACACCCTGACAATGGAGAATCTGGTCACGGATTTTGCCCATGAGCCGAACCGGGACCTCAAAACCCAGGTTAAGCATACCCACAACGGCACAGGAGTGGTGCAGTATGATTATACTCACGACAGCCTTGGCCGGCGCAAGACCATGGACCTGACCCCGGACCTGCCGGATACCCTGGTCGAGGCAAATACCACCTACACGCCAAATAATTTAAACCAGTATGATGCCATTGAAAAAGGCGGCGTCACCGACAACCCGGTCTATGACGATGACGGCAACCTTACCCACCAGCAGGGCATGGTTTATGCCTGGAACGGAGAAAACCGCCTCATCTCCGTGACGCCCGCCACTCCGGTGGACGGAGATAAAAAAGTGGAGTTTGTCTACGACTACATGGGCCGAAGAGTGAAAAAGACTGTCTATACATTCAGCGCCGGCAGCTACCAGCTGTCAGCTGCCAGCTTATTTGTCTATGACGGGTGGAACCTGATCCAGGAGCTGGATGGCGCCGGAGCTGTGACAAAGTCCTATGTGTGGGGACTTGACCTTTCTCAGAGCGTGCAGGGTGCAGGAGGGGTAGGGGGCCTGCTGGCCATGACCGACGGGGTGAATACATATCTGTATTGCTTTGATGCCAACGGCAATGTGGGGCGCATGGTCAATGCCGCGGACGGCACCGTGGCAGCGGCTTATGAATACTCGCCGTTTGGCGGGCTGATTCATAAAAGCGGGGTTATGGCGGATGAGAATGTGTTTCGGTTCAGCACAAAATATTGGGATGGGGAGAGTGGGCTGTATTACTACGGATACCGGTATTATGAGCCGGAGATGGGGAGGTGGGTGAGTAGGGATCCGTTGGAGGAGGAGGGCGGATTTAATTTGTATGGGTTTGTGGGGAATGATCCTATTAATATAATCGATCCCAAAGGACTGGTGGGCATAGGTGGTGGTGCCTATTATGGGGTTGGTGCAGAGGCATCTTATAGCAGTACAACGTGTTGCCAGAGGAATATATTATTCAAAGTTAAAGTGCTAACTATCTGTGGAGGAGGAGGGATTGGCCTTAAAGGAACACCTCCTGTTGGCGTTACGGGTGGTGGTATTTCATCTAGATCTGGATGTCCGCGAACTCGATACTATTTCAAACATGAAAATACTCTTATTGCACGTTCGGTAAATGTCCAAGGTGATAGTAAAGGACCATCTGCTGGGATCGATGTTGGTGTTTATGGTGTATCCACCACTTGGGTTTTTTGTTCGGATACGGTTGTATCCAAAAAGAAAATAGGATGTTGTAATGATTGA
- a CDS encoding RHS repeat-associated core domain-containing protein: MRMDAAYNTIAGFVRGMPFLSSADGRLIATSAPGLADTLYEYDELGNMVRSGLDVNANGVLDDGSSDRIQESTTQYTSDGADWWQETTGKIFAVTGSSTPTTTGIQKTRLTGLGTNGLVNETVSTDINGNQTTARTVIDPATKTVTQTVDYPDASFNEITVTTNGLLQSRQSKTGVTTTFSYDGLGRRTGATDSRTGTTVTHYNSLGQVDYVEDAAGSRTTFTYDAAGRRTTETNALGKTIRYAYNSLGQLAYKWGSAVEPVKFVYDAYGQMTQMHMYRNGSGWDGAEWPSGSTGDPDITTWTYQPSTGLLTAKTDDEAKSTAYTYTAANRLATRTWARDNGTLVTTYTYDLNTGELTGIDYSDTTPDVAYAYTRAGQVYTVDDVVGTRTFAYNSALQPVTETIDGASGGLYSKTITRTYETSGVVGRPTGLSLTGYSVAYGYEPSTGRFAGVTWNTGAGEKTATYAYVADSDFVDTLTMENLVTDFVYEPNRDLKTQVRHTFGGADIAQYDYTYTALGQRKTMDLTPDLPDTLVEATTTYTPDNLNQYDAIETGGVTDNPVYDDDGNLTHQQGMVYAWNGENRLISVEPETPTEGNTKLAFVYDYMGRRVKKSVYTFSAGSYQLSAASLFVYDGWNLIQELDGTGAVQKSYVWGLDLSQSLQGAGGVGGLLAMTDGVNTYLYCHDANGNVGRMVSAADGTVAAAYEYAPFGGLIHKSGAMADENVFRFSTKYFDGESGLYYYGYRYYEPEMGRWMSRDPLGEEGGYNLYGFVGNDAVNDYDPYGLRSINSYKEEFMSMLLLDMKRKYYNTYIGPGFSDSLKSRAILFCAAGIDFDDTIWGFAKMGVKAVVNAISSTTKPFVEYTLKKARGILQKQTANKARGFIYNTVIIKKYTKSESDCKCNMTVKYYSDWDVFTVNIKGKVGKTVYEYGETECDCSEEFDYNFDGITTWEEGFFNTEYINNVNISIGAK, translated from the coding sequence TATAACACCATTGCCGGATTTGTGCGGGGGATGCCCTTTCTATCTTCTGCGGACGGCCGCCTGATTGCCACATCCGCTCCGGGCCTGGCCGATACGCTTTATGAATATGACGAATTGGGCAACATGGTCCGCTCCGGTCTGGATGTCAATGCCAACGGCGTTCTGGATGACGGGTCGTCAGACCGTATTCAGGAAAGCACCACCCAGTACACCAGTGACGGCGCCGACTGGTGGCAGGAAACCACCGGCAAAATTTTTGCCGTCACCGGCAGCAGTACCCCCACCACCACGGGCATTCAAAAAACCCGGCTCACCGGCCTGGGCACAAACGGCCTTGTCAATGAGACCGTTTCTACTGACATTAACGGCAACCAGACGACAGCCCGGACCGTTATCGACCCTGCCACCAAAACTGTAACGCAGACCGTGGACTACCCGGATGCATCCTTTAACGAAATTACTGTCACGACAAACGGGTTGTTGCAATCCCGGCAGAGCAAAACCGGGGTGACCACCACCTTCTCGTATGACGGCCTGGGCCGACGTACAGGGGCCACCGATTCCCGCACCGGCACCACTGTTACCCATTACAACAGCCTGGGCCAGGTGGATTATGTGGAAGATGCCGCAGGCAGTCGGACTACTTTTACCTATGATGCAGCCGGCCGCCGGACAACAGAGACCAATGCTCTTGGCAAAACCATCCGCTACGCCTACAACAGCCTCGGGCAACTGGCGTATAAATGGGGCAGCGCGGTCGAGCCGGTAAAGTTTGTGTATGACGCTTACGGCCAGATGACCCAGATGCACATGTACCGCAACGGCTCTGGCTGGGACGGGGCAGAGTGGCCATCAGGTTCCACCGGAGATCCAGATATCACCACCTGGACCTATCAGCCGTCCACCGGCCTGCTCACCGCCAAGACCGATGATGAGGCCAAATCCACGGCCTACACCTATACTGCTGCCAACCGGCTGGCTACCCGCACCTGGGCACGGGATAACGGCACCCTTGTCACCACCTACACCTATGATCTGAATACCGGGGAACTCACGGGTATTGATTATTCTGACACCACCCCGGATGTGGCCTATGCCTACACCCGGGCCGGGCAGGTGTATACCGTGGACGATGTTGTGGGCACGCGCACCTTTGCCTATAATAGTGCCCTGCAACCTGTCACAGAAACCATCGACGGCGCTTCCGGCGGGCTGTACAGCAAAACCATCACCCGCACATACGAGACCTCCGGCGTGGTGGGCCGGCCCACCGGGTTGAGCCTTACAGGCTACAGCGTGGCCTATGGGTATGAGCCTTCCACCGGCCGGTTTGCAGGCGTCACCTGGAACACCGGGGCCGGAGAAAAGACGGCCACCTATGCGTATGTGGCCGACTCTGATTTTGTCGACACCCTGACCATGGAGAATCTGGTCACGGATTTTGTCTATGAGCCGAACCGGGACCTCAAAACCCAGGTCAGGCACACGTTTGGTGGGGCCGATATTGCCCAATATGATTATACCTACACCGCCCTTGGCCAGCGCAAGACCATGGACCTGACCCCGGACCTGCCGGATACCCTGGTCGAGGCTACCACCACCTATACGCCCGATAATTTAAACCAGTACGATGCCATTGAAACTGGCGGCGTAACAGATAACCCGGTCTATGATGATGACGGCAACCTTACCCACCAGCAGGGCATGGTTTATGCCTGGAACGGGGAAAATCGCCTCATCTCCGTGGAACCCGAGACCCCGACCGAAGGAAATACCAAACTGGCCTTTGTGTACGACTACATGGGCCGAAGGGTGAAGAAGTCTGTCTATACATTCAGCGCCGGCAGCTACCAGCTGTCAGCTGCCAGCTTATTTGTCTATGACGGGTGGAACCTGATCCAGGAGCTGGATGGAACCGGTGCGGTGCAAAAGTCCTATGTGTGGGGCCTTGACCTCTCCCAGAGCCTGCAAGGAGCCGGTGGCGTGGGCGGCCTGCTGGCCATGACCGACGGGGTGAATACTTACCTCTACTGCCATGATGCCAACGGCAACGTGGGCCGCATGGTGAGCGCGGCAGATGGAACGGTTGCGGCAGCTTATGAATATGCCCCGTTTGGCGGGCTGATTCATAAGAGCGGGGCCATGGCGGATGAAAATGTGTTTCGGTTCTCGACGAAGTATTTTGATGGGGAGAGTGGGCTGTATTATTACGGATACCGGTATTATGAGCCGGAGATGGGGAGGTGGATGTCGAGGGATCCGTTGGGGGAAGAGGGCGGATATAATTTGTATGGGTTTGTGGGGAATGATGCTGTTAATGATTATGATCCCTATGGGCTTCGTAGCATAAATTCATACAAAGAAGAGTTTATGAGTATGTTACTACTAGACATGAAACGTAAGTATTATAATACATATATCGGTCCTGGTTTTTCCGATTCCTTAAAAAGTAGGGCGATCCTCTTTTGTGCTGCTGGCATTGATTTTGATGATACGATATGGGGATTTGCAAAAATGGGAGTTAAAGCCGTAGTTAATGCTATTAGCTCTACTACTAAACCATTTGTAGAATACACCCTTAAAAAAGCAAGAGGTATATTGCAAAAACAGACCGCGAATAAAGCGAGGGGTTTTATCTATAATACTGTAATAATAAAGAAATATACGAAAAGTGAATCTGATTGCAAATGCAATATGACTGTAAAATACTATTCAGATTGGGATGTATTTACTGTGAATATAAAAGGGAAGGTTGGAAAAACTGTTTACGAGTATGGGGAAACTGAATGTGATTGTTCAGAAGAATTTGACTATAATTTTGATGGGATAACTACATGGGAAGAGGGATTTTTTAATACAGAATATATTAACAATGTTAATATATCAATAGGAGCGAAATAA